One Thermodesulfobacteriota bacterium genomic window, ATAACAGTAGTTCAGTCAATACTACAGGGTTTCAATGCCCCAGCAATCCTACTAAATGATGGGGATGATATTGTAAGGTTGGGCACGGGAGCTGATATTCGAGGTTTGATTTCATGTAAAGGTGAATTTTCTGATACTGGAGGTTTTGACACTCTTATATTCAATATGGCGGTACCAAGTGATCAGCTTGAGCAAATATCTTTAGAACTCGCAGACAAAGACCCTGCTGGGGACAGCATCATAATAAACGGCCTAACCTATGAATGGATAAGGTGTGATCAGATTGTGAACAATATAGTAGGAGGATTTACTACAAATGTTCCTACACTTAGCCAATGGGGTCTAATCGCAACAGCGGGATTGTTGGGAATTATTGGTTTCATAGTTATTCGTAGAAGACAAATAACAATTTAACTCAAACAACTTAAAATAGGGGGACTGACCATGGTCCCCTTTTCACCCAAAACAGTTCAAATCTGCTATCTGACTCATTTGTCAGCTTTATTTCTTATCTATTTCTTATCATTCTCAAAAGCATTGGTTATAATTCTTCCACCTATTTGTATATATAGAAGTTCTTATTCAATTATGGAGGATTGATATGAACAGATTACTATTTGTGACAATACTGGCGGTAATGTTTGGCATCTCATATTCGGCTATTAGTTTTGCTGCCTGTAATGGTACTAATGTAGTCATTTGTGATACTAGCCCCCCAAATCCTGAC contains:
- a CDS encoding IPTL-CTERM sorting domain-containing protein yields the protein ITVVQSILQGFNAPAILLNDGDDIVRLGTGADIRGLISCKGEFSDTGGFDTLIFNMAVPSDQLEQISLELADKDPAGDSIIINGLTYEWIRCDQIVNNIVGGFTTNVPTLSQWGLIATAGLLGIIGFIVIRRRQITI